From the Clostridium sp. Marseille-P299 genome, the window GGTCTACGCCAAGTAATCCATACACTGCTTCCATTGCCGTACGAACAGAATACTCTGTTGTAAAAATAGTATCTCTTGGTGTTTCAGCAAACTGACCTAAGAATGCGAAGTTTACGCAGCCATCAGGAATAACGTCTGGTCTGTCACCTTTTGCTCTTGGCATAAAGAATGCTGTGATATATGGCATCATGGTTGGAACACAAATTGCATGATTTTCAGCAAGATCATCAATCTCATCTACTGGAACTCCTAAATGATATAACCATTCCGCTGTAATTTCTTTACCAGTACATTCTTTCATCGGTTTCTTGATGTAGTCACCAGGTACATCGGTAAATAAGCTGTATACCCATACACAAACTTCATCTTTTTTCTGTTCTTTGAACTGTCCCTGTCTGTTGATAGTCCAGCTAAGAAGCCAGCTAGAATCTTGGCAACTTACAATACCACCAGTAACTACTCTACCGCTTCTTGGATCTCTCTTACAAATATTTTCAATATAAGAAATAATCTTGTCGTCAGAAGTTGTTACCGTAGCGGATTCCCAATTGGTTTTTTCAATATCAGAGCAGAACTTCTCTGGATGACCAAATGCCTCATCTTGTGCAGCAATCTTCTTCCATAAACTCCAACAACCGCTGGTACGAACCTCTGCATCACCAACTGGTGCGTGATCCTGATCACCGTAGATTGTTCCCTCAGTACAACTACCGTTTGTTACAAATACTAGGTCATTTACTGTAAGAGCGATTTCTTCCTCAACTCCATTTACCTTACACTGAATGGATTTTGCAATCTTCTTATCTCCAACAAAATCAAATAAAACATTGGTAACTTCCGTATTGAACTGGAACTGTACCCCTGCTGCCTCTAAGTATTTCTGCATTGGAAGAATCAAAGATTCATACTGATTGTATTTTGTGAATTTTAATGCTGAGAAATCAGGTAGTCCGCCAATGTGATGGATAAATCTTTGGAAATACAACTTCATTTCCAACGCACTATGCCAGTTTTCAAAAGCAAACATAGTTCTCCAGTATAACCAGAAGGTAGAATCAAATACTTCCTCATCAAATACATCTTCGATTGTCTTATCATAAAGGTCTTCATCCTTTGTGAAGAACAATTTCATAATCTCCATGCATCCCTTTTGGCTTAAATTAAACTTACCATCGGTATGTGCATCTTCCCCTCTGTTCTTCGTTGCACGGCAAAGAGAATAGTTTGGATCATGTTTATTTAACCAATAATACTCATCAAGTACGGAAGCTCCTGGTTTTTCAAGGGATGGAATACTGCGGAACAAATCCCATAAACATTCAAAATGATCTTCCATCTCACGTCCACCACGCATTACGTAACCTCTTGTTGGATCATTGATACCATCACAGGCACCACCTGCAATATCCATTGCCTCTAAAATGTGAATATTCTCGCCTTTCATCTGGCCATCTCTTACAAGAAAGCAAGCTGCAGCCAATGCACCAAGTCCACTACCTACGATGTAAGCAGATTTGTCATCGACTCCTGCTGGCTTTTCTGGACGGGCAAATGCTTCGTAGTTACCTTTGGAATAATAGATTCCTTTGCTGTTCTTAGTGTTTTTTCCTCTTTCTGTGTTGCGATAAGCTTCAAGCTCTTTGGTTCTTTGTTCTTTTAGTTCCTTTTTTTGTTCATTCTTTTTGTTTTTTGCTATAACTGCAGCTCCTGCGCCTGCTGCTAGTAATGAAGCTGCACCTAATTTTACTAATTTCTTACTCATATATAATTCCTCCTTATTATAATGACCGTATTTTGTAAAGAATCCATTTAGACGTAAGTTGTGCAATTTAGTCTAATCTTGATTTCCGTTGTTAGAAATGGGATGGTAATAATCAATATTCCAATAACAGTCACACCAATATATTACTAATATCATCTCCAGAACAATACTACAAGACAAAGAATTACAGTACTCACCACAAGTACGCTGTAGGTATTCTTGCGATCTTAGTTTTTCTCATCTTGTTTCGCTTTCTTTCTGCTTGCCATTATATTAATCGTTTTTTTATTCGTTTCAAATAGTCAAAAAAAGAGCAGTGTCTAAAAACTAGACATTGCTCTTGATTTGTCTAAAAATTGATTTTATTCAATAATTTATATCATCATTTGTTATATAATTTTCACTACCTAATCTCAAACAAGGCTAACAAATTTCAAATATTCAATCTTTGTAAAAGTCACTAGGTTTCAAATTAAAAAATTCACCGTGGACAGGGTATTTCATTAAAATAACCACCTCATTAACTAAGGTTAGTCCCATTAAGCTGTACAATCATTTAAGAATCAAACTATAAATAATTTCATTATATTTCTTCAATACTTTCATTAAACTCTTCAACTAATTCAGCTTCCTCATCAGTCGAGATATATTCTAGTTGATATCCTAATATTTTAACAATATCTTTAAGCCTTTTATAAATTGTTTGTATAATTAACTTTCTCTGTATTGAATAAAAAGTGGCCATCTTTTAATATAACATGCTGTTATTTCTTTCGCCAAATAATTAGTAGAAAAATCAGAATTTAAAAAACACTGCCGTTTGCTCTTCCTTCAGAAGAGTATGCATCTTATCCATGTAGTAACAAGTCGCCTTCCCCATGGAACGATTCTGCTCTTTGATATCATAGCAAACGATCTATTGTTGATGTCCACATTGCCCCAATAATTAAAAACATTATTTAAACCTTTTACGTCAATATCCTATATATCAAATATTTTGCTTACTGGAAACTGTACTAATCTTGCTTCTGGTATTTCAACTTCCCCATAATCGAAAATCAAACAATTATTTTTTGTGAACACTTTAACTTTAATTATCATTTTCCCATATTTTTTCTCAAGTCTATACTTTACTTCGCCAATCACACGATTAACAATTTCGAAAGCAGTACCTTTTCCGTTCTCAATACCCTTGATAATCATATCTTGCATATATATTTTTTTACCGGGATGGTTATCTAAATAAAACTCATGTGCAATAGATTGATATAACTCTGTAACATAAAAAAAACCAGACTTATCAATTTTTTCAGAATACTTCCTTACATACTCTGATGTAACTTCAGCAATATTTTTCTCCAATAAATCATTCAATGAAAAAACATCCTTTTCCACCATTAAATCATAATACTTAACTTTTTCAGAATTTTCCCCTGTTATAAGTTCAAACAAGACACTTCTTTTGTTTCCTAAATTCTGCTTAATTATATCTATTTCATTTAATAGTTTTTTATCATAATCGTCATCTACACGTGAATTTCTATACTCTTCTCTAACTTTTTCATATTTATTTTTCAACTCCTCTATTTCTCTTAATAAATTATCCTTTTTCATTTCCAGATTTGGTTCACTCGCACATATAATTTGATGTCTGATTTGCTCATCTGTACCGTAAACATACCACTTAGCATTATCAAATTGTTCAATAGGAATATTTATACTCCTTTCAATCATCATCTCATTATATTTTGGCTTGAACATCGGAATAAAATATCTTTCAGCGTAATTCATTTCATCCTCAGTTTCAAACACAGTAAATTCTATCCTGTCTATTTCTTGATAACATTGTTCTGGTAAATGATTGTGTCCTCTTAATCTAGCTCTCAGTTTTTTAGCTTTTCCAACGTAAATAGTTTCATTATTTTGATTAATAAAGCGATAAATACAATTTTTTAAATTAACCGTGTCTAACGTTAATATTACATTCATTTTTCATTTCCTTTTTCTCTCATTCTATCCGCTCAAAGAAAAAGATATTTAATATATCAAAGTCTCTTTGACTTATATAAGTATATCCAAATATACCAATAAAAACGCTTTATTTTTCCAGCTCTTTTTCAATATCGTCTTACCTTATATATTACTTAAGGAATATTCACTACTATTCCCTACAATAAATCTGCAGTGCTTTAAAGAATAACAAATATTTTGGTGTAGTCTAGCTCTTATCTTTCTTTATGTCAAAGCCACACCGTATTTTCTTGCTACCATTTCAAATGGCTTAATAATCTTCTTGGATACTTCAATGTTGGCAACACCTCGCTTCTGAGCAATTAATTGCTTCTTTGGTTGCTTGCCGTGTGGAATCTCTGGGGTATTTCTTGCTTCCCGTCAATTTTTCATTTCAGCTGATGCTTTTAGGATAGCATTCTTTTGGTTGAGTTAATAACTAAGATGACAGTTCTGTTCTCGACTTCTTCTTGCATGGGGCAACTTCTTTCTTTGGTGATGTTTGAGAAAAAAGCCGCTATCCTGTTTAGGGTAACGCCTGTTATAAACTTATTTTATATATTATTATTCATCCATAGATTTCCTTCCTAGATAGACAAAATCCATAAAAGAATGGAACATCTCTACTTCTTTAGATTCTTTTTGAATATTACTTTTTTATAAGCACCATAGTGTCTAATAGCTTCTTCAAAAATTTTATACATAATTTCTGATTCATTAATAGAAGTTCTTATATCATTAATCTTACCCTGGAGTAAGTCATACATATGATCGCATTTATCAAAATCTAACGTAACTTGATATATCCTTGCTTCACTTCAAAACCAGCTACCTGTATATAATTTGCTTTTTCTTGCTCATTCGGATAAGGTATCTTTTTATATCTTTGCTATTTTCTTCTATCCATTTAAAGGAAGTTTCTCTAAAGTGTATTTTAATTATAGCTAAACACAGTTTGTTAGCTACTTGTATATTACGTTTATCTCTTTCAAAAAGATAACTCCATGTCTTATATCTAATAACCAGCGGTAAAATTAAAAACTCATATAATATTCTGGTGAAGAATATATACTTATTAGTTAATCCAAAAAATACTTTATAAAGATTATGCATACAAATCCAAGAAACTATTTATTCTTCTCATCAAACAAATCCCAGGCTAATTTACTAAGCTCTGCCTGAATATGTTTACCTTCTGTATTTGACAATACTTGCATTACTCCAGCAAACTGCAATTTTTTATTTTTAGACCTTACTATTACTTTCACCGGATTACTAGGTGTTAAAGGTCTAAATAAACGGATTGTTTTCATTTTTAACCTAATTGGCGTTCCATTATTGTAACCATCTATTTCCCCCGTACTGCTATAATATGCAGAATCCTCAGGTTTCACTTCAAAATCATCATATTCATTATTAAATATAAAAGCAAAATTAGCATCGTTTTCACTAAACATGGTTGCCCTAAGTTCTATCTTTGCTAAGAGTTCAGATATAGGCTCTACAATCGCTTTTACATTATTAACATCTTTTAATGGTGTGTATGTATTAGTTCCTTTTGCAACACATTTCATCTGCGCAACAGCATCATCTAATCCTATACCATACAAATCAATATATAATGCATCTGTCATAATAGCCGGTGGTTTACATTCTGCAATTCTAACTGGGACAAATTTTAAATTCTCGTTAATTGTTATCATCAGTGCGCTTTGCCACTCTTTAGTTACCATTTTACTTGTCAGACTATTTGGGGATAAAAAATAGAAAAATGTTGTAAACTTATCCAATCCCTCGTTCATTTTATCAATTATACTGTCACCCGGTTGCATAGACCATTTATCATAAAAAATATTATTTCTCCCAAATTCTAATTCTAATCTTCTAGCAACCATATCAACTAAGTTTTCATCATTGTGGTTATAGCTAATAAAAATCATAATAAATATGCTCCTCTCTTTAGCATTTTTCTTCTGCAACACTTAATAATAGTATATCATATGGATTTTTTTAGGACAACCTTATATAAAAGAAGCCCCATACCTTACTGTATAGAAGCTGCCTTTTCTTCAATTCTTCTAATATTGTTGTTAAGATGTTATTAGATGGTCTAACGTGATATAGGTAAAAAAACAGGCCTATTACAGGGCGGTAGCGGTCCACCATCTAGGTCTGTTTTCTTTTTTTTAGCTATGTCTTCTATTATGTCGACAAGGATAATCCGGGTTGCCTTTTGGTTAAAATGGTGTGCCCAGTGACATTGTACAATATGTCATACCATAGTAATGCCAACTCTTACAATACTATTGAGAAATGTATATTAATAATTAATTACGACAATTATTGTTGTAAATATTGATAATATTTTACTATACAAAAATTATTGTTATTATTTTTATATGTTAGAGTCAACGCTAAACATGTTAAAATATCTGATAAAATGTTTGCTCCGACATCTGCATATTTGGTAACATTAAAATATAGAAAAATATAATCACCTCCAAGATTCCCCACTAATTATTGCAATTAACATAGTTCTTCCGTCTGCTTTCTCATATATTCTATTAATCAGTTCAGGCATTACTTTGTGAGATACCATACTTTTTGTAAGAATTTCGTTATCATATGCCTTTTTTATTTCTGATAATCCATCTATAGAATAGGGACAAAAAAGCAAAATGAAAAATAAAAAATCATGAACAATACATTTCCAGTAATTAAAGAGACTAGATAGTCTTTCAAAACAGTATTGGTCAATATTTTATACACAATCCCACCAGTGCCATTCCCATTAATAAATACGTACCTATTGTATCAGTTTTTTTGAGTTATTAATACTTCCTTTTCCTATTTTCTCGCTTATAATCTTATGCTTATTCATTAGTTTTCTCCTTATTATTGTAACTAGACATTAACCTCATTCATATCCGGTTAGACACTATTTCAATTTATTATTTAATTCTTATAATAATGTAAACAACAATTAGGCCGCCCTAACCTTGAAAAGATTGGGCAGCCATTTTTTTTAATAGCAGGTCTTTTTATCACAACATAATTTACTCCTATATGCTCGTAATTTACCCCACTTTGACTCCAAAACGATAATAGTTTACACTATATTACAACATTTTTTAATAGATTGTGGCTTTCTATCAAATTGTTACACCCTTGTAAATACGCCATTCTTAAGCACTTCCCCTATAATTCATACGGAGTAACCTGATAAACATAATAATTCAACCAATTACTATAAAGCGTATTCGCATGCGCTCTCCAAATCAAACTCGGACGGTTCTTAGAATCCTCAAACGGATAATAATTCTTCGGAAGTTCCATCGGAATCCCCTTCTCCACATCCCTCTTATACTCCTTATCAAGGGTCACACGGTCATATTCTGGATGACCCATCACAAAAATCTGGCTACCATCTACATTTATAACAATAAACACACCCGCCTCATCTGACTCAGCCAAAATCCTCAACTCTTTATGTTCAAGTATCTCTTCCCTAAGTACCTCTGTATTTCTAGAATGCGGTGCATAAAAGACATCATCAAACCCACGTACCAATGGCTCCTTACGCTGCATTACAGTATGTTCATATATACCAAATCGTTTCTTAGCAAGAGGATATTTTTTAATACCATAATGATAGTAAAGTCCCGCTTGCGCACCCCAACAGATATGGAAAGTTGAAGTAACGTTTTTCTTTGACCACTCCATAATCTTAGTCAATTCTTCCCAGTAGTCAACTTCTTCAAATTCCATCTGTTCCACTGGTGCTCCTGTAATAATAAGACCATCAAACTTCTTATCTTTAACATCCTCGAATGTCAAATAAAATTTCTCCAAGTGGCTTGTAGCAGTATTCTTACCAACATAAGACCCCGTAGTTAAAAACGTGATATCTAGCTGTATCGGCGTATTAGAAAGGCTTCGAAGTAATTGCACCTCAGTATCTTGCTTTAACGGCATTAAATTCAATATCGCAATATTAAGTGGACGAATATCCTGTGTCATCGCACGGTTTTCATCCATCATAAATATATTCTCATCTTCTAGTATTTTCTTTGCAGGTAAATCATTTTGAACTTTTATCGGCATTTTACATCTTCCTTTCTGTTTAAACCTTATATTTGAAACGAATGTCAAACTACATACTTAAATCGTTTTGAATCATCGTATATAATATCCATTCAAAACTTTAATTTGTAGTTTGACACTCGAATCCTAATTTATATATTACGTTTATTCCTTATGAAAGCATAGAAAGTAATTCATCTTCTGTAATAATAGGAATACCTAATTCCTTGGCTTTCTTGTTCTTTGAAGAATTGGACATATTATCATTGTTAATAAGGTAATTCGTTTTTGCAGTAACAGATCCAGTCACCTTACCACCATTTTGTTCAATTACCTCTTTTACTTCATTACGATTTGCAAACTTTTCAACCGAACCAGTAATTACAAAAGTAAGACCCTCAAGACGACTTGAAGCATCACTCGTTTCATTGCTCTCAATTTCAATTTCTTCTAACAAATCATCAACAATCTTATTGTTTTCCTCTTTATGAAAGAAATCCATAAATGTCTGAGCAGTCACTCCACCAATTCCATCGATTTCAACCAGCTCTTCCATGGTAGCATTTCTAATTTTATCAAAATCATTTTTAAAATGCTTTGCCACTAATTTCGCAGTTGATAGGCCAATATTTAAAATTCCTAAACTATAAATAAACTTAGGAAGTGTCGTCTTTCTAGCTCGCTCAATGGAAGCAACTAAGTTATT encodes:
- a CDS encoding GIY-YIG nuclease family protein, with product MNVILTLDTVNLKNCIYRFINQNNETIYVGKAKKLRARLRGHNHLPEQCYQEIDRIEFTVFETEDEMNYAERYFIPMFKPKYNEMMIERSINIPIEQFDNAKWYVYGTDEQIRHQIICASEPNLEMKKDNLLREIEELKNKYEKVREEYRNSRVDDDYDKKLLNEIDIIKQNLGNKRSVLFELITGENSEKVKYYDLMVEKDVFSLNDLLEKNIAEVTSEYVRKYSEKIDKSGFFYVTELYQSIAHEFYLDNHPGKKIYMQDMIIKGIENGKGTAFEIVNRVIGEVKYRLEKKYGKMIIKVKVFTKNNCLIFDYGEVEIPEARLVQFPVSKIFDI
- a CDS encoding oleate hydratase produces the protein MSKKLVKLGAASLLAAGAGAAVIAKNKKNEQKKELKEQRTKELEAYRNTERGKNTKNSKGIYYSKGNYEAFARPEKPAGVDDKSAYIVGSGLGALAAACFLVRDGQMKGENIHILEAMDIAGGACDGINDPTRGYVMRGGREMEDHFECLWDLFRSIPSLEKPGASVLDEYYWLNKHDPNYSLCRATKNRGEDAHTDGKFNLSQKGCMEIMKLFFTKDEDLYDKTIEDVFDEEVFDSTFWLYWRTMFAFENWHSALEMKLYFQRFIHHIGGLPDFSALKFTKYNQYESLILPMQKYLEAAGVQFQFNTEVTNVLFDFVGDKKIAKSIQCKVNGVEEEIALTVNDLVFVTNGSCTEGTIYGDQDHAPVGDAEVRTSGCWSLWKKIAAQDEAFGHPEKFCSDIEKTNWESATVTTSDDKIISYIENICKRDPRSGRVVTGGIVSCQDSSWLLSWTINRQGQFKEQKKDEVCVWVYSLFTDVPGDYIKKPMKECTGKEITAEWLYHLGVPVDEIDDLAENHAICVPTMMPYITAFFMPRAKGDRPDVIPDGCVNFAFLGQFAETPRDTIFTTEYSVRTAMEAVYGLLGVDRGVPEVWGSVYDIRELLDSSVKLMDGKSPLEIELPGPLNALKKPLLKKIKGTVIEKVLRDHDIIRDGMM
- the metA gene encoding homoserine O-acetyltransferase MetA — protein: MPIKVQNDLPAKKILEDENIFMMDENRAMTQDIRPLNIAILNLMPLKQDTEVQLLRSLSNTPIQLDITFLTTGSYVGKNTATSHLEKFYLTFEDVKDKKFDGLIITGAPVEQMEFEEVDYWEELTKIMEWSKKNVTSTFHICWGAQAGLYYHYGIKKYPLAKKRFGIYEHTVMQRKEPLVRGFDDVFYAPHSRNTEVLREEILEHKELRILAESDEAGVFIVINVDGSQIFVMGHPEYDRVTLDKEYKRDVEKGIPMELPKNYYPFEDSKNRPSLIWRAHANTLYSNWLNYYVYQVTPYEL
- a CDS encoding toll/interleukin-1 receptor domain-containing protein; this encodes MIFISYNHNDENLVDMVARRLELEFGRNNIFYDKWSMQPGDSIIDKMNEGLDKFTTFFYFLSPNSLTSKMVTKEWQSALMITINENLKFVPVRIAECKPPAIMTDALYIDLYGIGLDDAVAQMKCVAKGTNTYTPLKDVNNVKAIVEPISELLAKIELRATMFSENDANFAFIFNNEYDDFEVKPEDSAYYSSTGEIDGYNNGTPIRLKMKTIRLFRPLTPSNPVKVIVRSKNKKLQFAGVMQVLSNTEGKHIQAELSKLAWDLFDEKNK